The following are encoded in a window of Nitrospinota bacterium genomic DNA:
- the acpS gene encoding holo-ACP synthase has protein sequence MIIGTGVDIVEVARIKKSLEKYATRFEEKIFTANEILYCQARAEPSIHFAARFAAKEAVMKCLGTGMDQEVSFKDIEVTNTKTGKPLVTLSGKGKEIAKQLEIKTIHISLSHDNNYAIAQAIAES, from the coding sequence ATGATCATCGGAACAGGAGTAGACATCGTCGAAGTGGCCCGAATAAAAAAGTCCCTGGAAAAATATGCGACCCGGTTTGAAGAAAAGATTTTCACAGCGAACGAAATCCTTTATTGTCAAGCGAGGGCCGAACCCAGCATCCATTTTGCCGCCCGTTTTGCCGCCAAGGAAGCCGTGATGAAATGTCTGGGAACAGGAATGGACCAGGAAGTATCTTTCAAGGACATTGAGGTCACCAATACGAAAACCGGAAAACCTCTGGTAACTTTGTCCGGAAAAGGGAAAGAAATAGCGAAGCAATTAGAAATCAAAACCATCCATATTTCCCTGTCGCATGACAACAATTACGCCATAGCTCAAGCCATCGCAGAAAGTTAA